A window from Musa acuminata AAA Group cultivar baxijiao chromosome BXJ3-10, Cavendish_Baxijiao_AAA, whole genome shotgun sequence encodes these proteins:
- the LOC135650563 gene encoding uncharacterized protein LOC135650563, translating to MKGPPRATRRHGESHAAAAGGGDQLVISLPHPRVLRVIARSVLVTVAILAYPWLRSMLPPDGTCSLLSPHRWTDDPFLLPMLLRDLRREGLLVAGASDAALFLGNPGSRLAFVKQNKMHPVMSEASRMAVRDRSVDFVLAADDFCDASFMFVERILRVGGVTIVRLSSDPWHTFNFPANYRIVYIRRFGSTIVGIKKTAHAIALKDEHADEFMGSRTGRKLLTLPESMEMPNGLEDENAADFIGTHIGRKLLAVPESIIGVLNGLEDALLEPPSDRKASTRAMKRTRFLSNLLAGSLNEYSRRVFIDVGMPGRATIDKWFNKHYPKRNSEFEIIKLDVVGEVKYASVASGIAGWLSKNLREEEYVVMKAEAEVVEEMVREGATGLVDELFLECKTQWHKQGKGRRRAYWECLALYGRLRDEGISVHQWWG from the coding sequence ATGAAGGGTCCTCCCAGGGCTACCAGACGCCATGGAGAGAGCCACGCTGCCGCCGCAGGTGGCGGAGATCAGCTCGTGATCAGTCTTCCCCACCCACGAGTGCTCCGCGTTATCGCCAGGTCGGTGCTCGTAACGGTTGCCATACTCGCCTATCCCTGGCTTAGATCCATGCTTCCGCCGGACGGCACATGCTCCCTCTTGTCCCCACACCGGTGGACTGACGACCCCTTCCTCCTCCCTATGCTCCTCCGCGATCTGAGGCGCGAGGGGCTGCTCGTAGCCGGCGCAAGCGACGCCGCTCTCTTCCTCGGAAACCCCGGCTCGCGGCTCGCCTTCGTGAAGCAGAACAAGATGCACCCTGTCATGTCGGAGGCCAGTCGGATGGCCGTTCGTGACCGCTCTGTCGACTTTGTGCTCGCCGCCGACGATTTCTGCGACGCCTCCTTTATGTTTGTTGAAAGGATTCTGAGAGTTGGAGGCGTCACTATCGTTCGACTGAGCTCGGATCCATGGCACACCTTCAATTTTCCAGCGAATTACAGGATCGTCTACATCCGGCGCTTCGGTTCCACCATCGTCGGGATCAAGAAGACGGCCCACGCCATTGCCCTCAAAGACGAACACGCTGACGAATTTATGGGCTCACGAACAGGGAGGAAGCTGCTCACCCTCCCAGAATCAATGGAAATGCCGAACGGACTCGAGGACGAAAATGCAGCTGATTTCATCGGCACTCATATCGGGAGGAAATTGCTTGCCGTGCCGGAATCGATCATTGGCGTATTGAATGGATTAGAGGATGCATTGCTGGAGCCGCCTTCCGATCGAAAAGCCTCGACAAGGGCCATGAAGAGGACGAGGTTTCTCTCCAATCTGTTGGCCGGCTCGCTCAACGAGTACTCGAGAAGGGTGTTCATCGATGTCGGAATGCCCGGGAGGGCCACGATCGACAAGTGGTTCAATAAGCATTACCCCAAAAGGAACTCCGAGTTCGAGATCATCAAACTGGATGTCGTGGGCGAAGTTAAGTATGCAAGTGTGGCCAGTGGGATAGCCGGGTGGCTGTCGAAGAATTTGAGGGAAGAGGAGTATGTGGTGATGAAGGCGGAGGCCGAGGTGGTGGAGGAGATGGTGAGGGAAGGCGCCACTGGGCTGGTGGATGAGCTGTTCTTGGAGTGCAAGACCCAGTGGCACAAGCAAGGGAAGGGGAGAAGGAGGGCTTACTGGGAGTGCCTGGCCCTCTATGGGAGGCTCAGGGATGAGGGAATTTCTGTCCACCAGTGGTGGGGTTGA
- the LOC135650917 gene encoding cyclin-D3-1-like isoform X2 — protein sequence MSPCFDCSSSTLLCAEDNDSILGFDDEEEKVGHRLSWVPEPKRCDFYGDLLVDFPLQSDEFLSLLVKREPEHLPREDYGERLRSGTLEPSIRRDAIDWMWKVHAYYNFGPLSAYLSVNYFDRFLSEYELPQGKTWMTRLLSVACLSLAAKMEKTDVPQTPDLQDGEAKYVFEARAIMRMELMVLNTLKWRMQAVTPFSFIDFFLHKFNGDNVPNQSSIVRSSELILSTTRGIDFLAFRPSVTAAAIALLVLGEIQNVDVQKALSCCSHVAKEGVLECYEVIQDKVLMRKQSAKDVSLSASSVPQSPIGVLDAPCLSYKSDDATVVSHATCLGTSPASKRRKISR from the exons ATGAGTCCATGCTTTGACTGCTCTTCCTCTACCCTCCTCTGCGCTGAGGACAATGACAGCATCCTGGGCTTcgatgatgaggaggagaaggtcgGGCATAGGCTGAGTTGGGTTCCTGAACCAAAAAGGTGCGATTTTTATGGGGATTTGCTCGTGGATTTCCCCCTGCAGTCGGATGAGTTCTTGAGCTTGTTGGTCAAGAGAGAGCCGGAGCATCTGCCGAGGGAGGACTATGGCGAGAGGCTTCGGTCAGGGACATTAGAACCTTCCATCAGGAGAGATGCTATTGATTGGATGTGGAAG GTTCATGCCTATTACAATTTTGGACCACTGAGTGCCTATTTATCTGTCAATTACTTTGATCGGTTCCTCTCCGAATATGAACTccca CAAGGCAAGACATGGATGACACGACTATTATCTGTGGCCTGCCTATCTTTGGCTGCCAAGATGGAGAAAACTGATGTCCCTCAGACCCCAGATTTACAG GATGGTGAGGCAAAGTATGTGTTTGAAGCTAGGGCCATTATGAGAATGGAGCTGATGGTGCTGAACACCCTCAAATGGAGGATGCAAGCTGTGACTCCTTTCTCATTCATAGATTTCTTTCTTCACAAGTTCAATGGTGACAATGTACCTAACCAGTCATCGATCGTTCGGTCCTCCGAACTCATCTTGAGCACAACTAGAG GCATTGATTTCTTAGCATTCAGGCCTTCGGTGACTGCTGCGGCCATTGCGCTGTtggttttgggagaaatccaGAATGTGGATGTTCAGAAGGCCTTGTCTTGTTGCTCCCATGTTGCAAAG GAAGGAGTGTTGGAATGCTATGAAGTGATTCAAGACAAAGTATTGATGAGGAAGCAGTCAGCTAAAGATGTTAGCCTATCAGCATCCTCTGTGCCACAAAGCCCAATTGGGGTGTTGGATGCTCCATGCCTGAGCTACAAGAGTGATGATGCAACTGTTGTGTCACATGCAACTTGTCTTGGTACTTCTCCAGCTAGCAAGAGGAGGAAAATAAGCAGATGA
- the LOC135650917 gene encoding cyclin-D3-1-like isoform X1 — translation MSPCFDCSSSTLLCAEDNDSILGFDDEEEKVGHRLSWVPEPKRCDFYGDLLVDFPLQSDEFLSLLVKREPEHLPREDYGERLRSGTLEPSIRRDAIDWMWKVHAYYNFGPLSAYLSVNYFDRFLSEYELPQGKTWMTRLLSVACLSLAAKMEKTDVPQTPDLQDGEAKYVFEARAIMRMELMVLNTLKWRMQAVTPFSFIDFFLHKFNGDNVPNQSSIVRSSELILSTTRGIDFLAFRPSVTAAAIALLVLGEIQNVDVQKALSCCSHVAKQEGVLECYEVIQDKVLMRKQSAKDVSLSASSVPQSPIGVLDAPCLSYKSDDATVVSHATCLGTSPASKRRKISR, via the exons ATGAGTCCATGCTTTGACTGCTCTTCCTCTACCCTCCTCTGCGCTGAGGACAATGACAGCATCCTGGGCTTcgatgatgaggaggagaaggtcgGGCATAGGCTGAGTTGGGTTCCTGAACCAAAAAGGTGCGATTTTTATGGGGATTTGCTCGTGGATTTCCCCCTGCAGTCGGATGAGTTCTTGAGCTTGTTGGTCAAGAGAGAGCCGGAGCATCTGCCGAGGGAGGACTATGGCGAGAGGCTTCGGTCAGGGACATTAGAACCTTCCATCAGGAGAGATGCTATTGATTGGATGTGGAAG GTTCATGCCTATTACAATTTTGGACCACTGAGTGCCTATTTATCTGTCAATTACTTTGATCGGTTCCTCTCCGAATATGAACTccca CAAGGCAAGACATGGATGACACGACTATTATCTGTGGCCTGCCTATCTTTGGCTGCCAAGATGGAGAAAACTGATGTCCCTCAGACCCCAGATTTACAG GATGGTGAGGCAAAGTATGTGTTTGAAGCTAGGGCCATTATGAGAATGGAGCTGATGGTGCTGAACACCCTCAAATGGAGGATGCAAGCTGTGACTCCTTTCTCATTCATAGATTTCTTTCTTCACAAGTTCAATGGTGACAATGTACCTAACCAGTCATCGATCGTTCGGTCCTCCGAACTCATCTTGAGCACAACTAGAG GCATTGATTTCTTAGCATTCAGGCCTTCGGTGACTGCTGCGGCCATTGCGCTGTtggttttgggagaaatccaGAATGTGGATGTTCAGAAGGCCTTGTCTTGTTGCTCCCATGTTGCAAAG CAGGAAGGAGTGTTGGAATGCTATGAAGTGATTCAAGACAAAGTATTGATGAGGAAGCAGTCAGCTAAAGATGTTAGCCTATCAGCATCCTCTGTGCCACAAAGCCCAATTGGGGTGTTGGATGCTCCATGCCTGAGCTACAAGAGTGATGATGCAACTGTTGTGTCACATGCAACTTGTCTTGGTACTTCTCCAGCTAGCAAGAGGAGGAAAATAAGCAGATGA
- the LOC103969997 gene encoding serine/threonine-protein kinase-like protein At1g28390: MRSSFSCCRTSYGEEEEPAWGPKHRVFTHEEIESATSGFSASSLLGRGSHGSVFLASLDQGRLLAAAKLPSQFSISSDSPSTADAEIGLLSCLPRSQLLVNLVGATPAAGPSPRIAVVDLMPQGSLHDLLHDQLRPAPPFPRRLRLALLSATALAHLHSFCVAHRDVKPANLLLDAKGRPRLADFGLAVGLSSRDGHEAAVLPQPAGTMGYLDPAYVHPEDVSTSTDVYSFGVVLLEVLSGREAIDVEYSPPSLVDWARRLLEEGRHEEIWDPRAAPEGRREKEAARAMADVAGRCLVAAARERPSMAEVVAELRGAERRIGLRGLRLARWAMRGRTEGKRSHPLSGNRRVSDVAAS; the protein is encoded by the coding sequence ATGAGGTCTTCCTTCTCTTGCTGCAGAACTTCCtacggagaagaagaagaaccagcTTGGGGCCCCAAGCACCGTGTGTTCACCCACGAGGAGATCGAGTCCGCCACCTCCGGCTTTTCTGCTTCCTCCCTGCTCGGTCGCGGCAGCCACGGCTCCGTCTTCCTCGCCTCGCTCGATCAGGGCCGCCTCCTCGCCGCTGCCAAGCTCCCCTCCCAGTTTTCTATCTCCTCGGATTCGCCCTCGACCGCCGACGCCGAGATTGGCCTCCTCTCCTGCCTCCCACGCAGTCAGCTCCTGGTGAACCTTGTGGGCGCCACGCCGGCCGCCGGGCCCTCCCCACGCATCGCGGTCGTCGACCTCATGCCACAAGGGTCCCTCCACGACCTCCTGCACGACCAGCTCCGCCCAGCACCACCATTCCCTCGCCGTCTCCGCCTAGCCCTCCTCTCCGCCACCGCCCTCGCCCACCTCCACTCCTTCTGCGTCGCCCATCGCGACGTCAAGCCCGCCAACCTCTTACTCGACGCCAAGGGCCGGCCCCGCCTCGCCGACTTCGGCCTCGCCGTGGGCCTGTCCTCCCGGGACGGCCACGAAGCTGCCGTTTTACCGCAGCCTGCCGGCACCATGGGCTACCTCGACCCGGCCTACGTCCACCCGGAGGACGTCAGCACGAGCACCGACGTATACAGCTTCGGCGTCGTCCTCCTGGAGGTCCTCAGCGGGCGGGAAGCCATCGACGTGGAGTACAGCCCGCCGTCGCTGGTGGACTGGGCGAGGCGACTGCTGGAGGAGGGGCGGCACGAGGAGATATGGGACCCGCGGGCGGCCCCGGAagggaggagggagaaggaagccgCAAGGGCGATGGCGGACGTGGCGGGGAGGTGCTTGGTTGCGGCCGCGAGGGAAAGGCCTTCCATGGCAGAGGTGGTGGCGGAGCTCAGGGGGGCGGAGCGGCGGATAGGTTTGCGCGGGCTGCGCCTCGCGCGGTGGGCCATGCGGGGAAGGACGGAGGGGAAGCGGTCGCACCCGCTCAGTGGGAACCGGAGGGTGTCCGACGTGGCGGCCTCGTAG